ctagatacatccatttctccgacaagtatttatGGATGGAGGGTGTATTTATTAATGCTTGATGTGATATTTTGTATCGCTTTCTATGTTTTCTCTCTCCAAGTGATAGTTTTGCTATGTCAGTCGTAAATTCCTCTTGTCTTGTTATGTCATTACCCTGTAATATCTTATGCTAGCTGTGTTATCTTCTATTTGCAACAGAAGGTGTCCAATTTGGTTTTATTGTTGCCATTCTAATTGTAGTTTCATCATACAAAAATGTCATCTTATCTTATTGTACATGCTGTCATCGCCATGAAAGGCTTGTTGTACTGTAGTAATCTGAGTACAGGAAAGGGAGTTGTATTTAATATGCTACATACTCTTATGCTAGTAATTTGTAGCATATATTTGGTTTTCTATACACTTCTTCTTTGAAAATATATAGAAACTTGCATTCGGTTGTCTAAAACTACGCTTTCTGCTTGTGAATCATAACCAGTTTGCTGTGAAGAGGAAAGCTGTTGGAATTTGGGGATGCAAGGACTGTGGCAAGGTCAAGGCTGGCGGCGCCTATACCATGAAGTATGCATCTGTTCCGAGCTCCTTCTGGATGACCTCTTCATTGTCATATCGCTTTATGCTAATTTCACAATGCGTCTTTGCAGCACTGCTAGTGCAGTCACCGTCAGGAGCACGATCCGTCGCTTGAGGGAGCAGACCGAAGCATGATTGCCCTACTGTTGTCTTGAGGAATCCAGGGGTTCTGTAGTGGAGTGAAGACTTAACAATCTCTGTATTTTGGCTATCGAGCGATGGATATCTGTTAGTAATTTTGGTTCTGATTTTAGGATCTTTGAAACTTGAAAGTATGTCCCTACAGCTGCCTGTTATGCGTTATGCCAACCTATTTGTATTTTTGTGACACGTCTCTCACTCTCTACCCCTCTGCACCCCAAGTCAATCTTATATGATAAGGTTTTGAACtctttttttaacacagtatagatGCAAACGAGCATACTGACCCCATGAATGCATGGACACCCCCTACCTCTATGAGCATCTGTCATCTGATATGGAGAATGAACATTGCCGGAGGAAAATGGTAGTAGTGCAAAGTCTAGGACTTATCCTGATGGGCTGGTTGCATCCCTAAAATTGTGAACTTATGGAATGCACCCCAGTTGAgcagaaaattttgaaaaaattggAAATAAATTCAAGACATTCTGTTTTTTTATAAACATTGTTGA
The Aegilops tauschii subsp. strangulata cultivar AL8/78 chromosome 3, Aet v6.0, whole genome shotgun sequence genome window above contains:
- the LOC109772707 gene encoding large ribosomal subunit protein eL43z isoform X2; the encoded protein is MTKRTKKAGIVGKYGTRYGASLRKQIKKMEVSQHSKYFCEFCGKFAVKRKAVGIWGCKDCGKVKAGGAYTMNTASAVTVRSTIRRLREQTEA
- the LOC109772707 gene encoding large ribosomal subunit protein eL43z isoform X1 — translated: MSTQTKRTKKAGIVGKYGTRYGASLRKQIKKMEVSQHSKYFCEFCGKFAVKRKAVGIWGCKDCGKVKAGGAYTMNTASAVTVRSTIRRLREQTEA